Proteins found in one Chlamydia pneumoniae TW-183 genomic segment:
- a CDS encoding SF1B family DNA helicase RecD2, whose product MEKICGYLEQILVENKDSGDITAYIKIPNKTTPILIKGKLPQPLELGSPIQIYGVWSHSPSNTKYFQIHSYDSPLLYEYRGVFHYLTSKLIKGIGPKIAEKIIEKFQEKTCYVLDITPERLSEVSGISETRCVSICKQLCEQKILRKTLLFLQEYNIPIHYGVRIFKKYQEKSIEKICEDPFLLAREMEGIGFKTADFIAMKLGVPRNSESRLCAGIQHSLEELQEEGHTCYPIELLIDVVAKLLNQDVFDTPITLEEIDTQILNMQKRKLLHIQDISGTLHVWTRYLHLAEKTIVSDLKRILFSSRRIRSIDGEKAIAWVEENLSIDLAEQQREAIKACFSEKLLIITGGPGTGKSTITQAILKIFEQVTHKIILAAPTGKAAKRMTEITQKHSVTIHALLQYDFKTKSFRKNHDNPIDCDLIIVDESGMMDTHLLHHFLKALPDYTTLVFIGDIHQLPSVGPGNILKDLITSNKMTVIRLNKIFRQVHDSGIVTNAHRVNEGELPILYSETGRRDFLFFQKDDQEEALNHIIHLVTKFVPQKYHIYPQDIQVLAPMKKGTLGIYNLNKALKHALNPKKANLHGRFQSYAVGDKVMQIRNNYNKEVFNGDIGYVSTINFEDKAVVVRMEGKHVGYSFSELDDLVLAYATSVHKYQGSESPCIIIPIHTSHFMMLYRNLLYTAITRGKKLVILVGTKKAIAIATRNNRVQHRCTGLAEVLKELDTKKNYADL is encoded by the coding sequence ATGGAGAAAATCTGCGGATACTTAGAGCAAATACTTGTTGAAAACAAAGACTCTGGGGACATTACTGCTTATATCAAAATACCCAATAAAACGACTCCTATCCTAATTAAAGGCAAACTTCCCCAACCTTTGGAACTAGGATCCCCAATCCAAATCTATGGTGTCTGGAGCCATTCCCCTTCAAATACTAAGTATTTCCAAATCCATAGTTACGACTCTCCTCTTCTTTATGAATATCGTGGCGTATTCCATTACCTCACCTCAAAACTCATCAAAGGAATCGGCCCTAAAATCGCAGAAAAGATCATCGAGAAATTTCAAGAGAAAACATGTTATGTCCTCGATATCACTCCAGAACGCTTAAGTGAGGTTTCTGGAATTAGCGAAACACGATGTGTCTCTATTTGCAAACAACTCTGCGAGCAAAAAATCTTAAGGAAAACTCTTCTCTTTCTCCAAGAATACAATATCCCGATTCATTATGGAGTGAGAATTTTTAAAAAATACCAAGAGAAATCCATAGAAAAAATTTGCGAAGATCCCTTCCTTCTAGCCAGAGAAATGGAGGGCATCGGATTCAAAACTGCTGATTTCATAGCTATGAAACTAGGCGTCCCCAGAAATTCTGAAAGTCGCCTATGTGCTGGTATCCAGCACTCCTTAGAAGAACTTCAAGAAGAAGGTCATACTTGCTATCCGATAGAGCTCCTGATAGATGTCGTCGCCAAACTATTAAATCAAGATGTCTTTGATACTCCTATTACTCTCGAAGAAATCGATACGCAAATCCTCAATATGCAAAAGCGTAAGCTTTTACATATTCAAGACATTTCTGGGACACTCCATGTCTGGACACGTTATCTCCATCTCGCAGAGAAAACTATTGTTTCTGATCTCAAGCGCATTTTATTTTCTTCGAGGAGAATCCGTTCTATAGACGGAGAAAAAGCAATTGCTTGGGTAGAGGAAAACCTAAGTATAGATCTCGCAGAACAACAACGAGAAGCAATTAAAGCCTGTTTTTCTGAAAAACTTCTCATCATTACTGGGGGCCCTGGAACTGGAAAAAGTACCATTACCCAAGCAATACTGAAAATTTTTGAACAGGTGACTCATAAAATCATCCTCGCAGCTCCTACAGGAAAAGCCGCTAAACGGATGACCGAAATTACACAAAAACACTCCGTCACCATTCATGCTCTGCTACAGTATGATTTTAAAACGAAATCTTTCCGCAAGAACCATGACAATCCTATAGACTGTGATCTGATCATTGTTGACGAATCCGGAATGATGGACACGCACTTGCTGCACCACTTCCTGAAAGCACTTCCTGACTACACAACTCTTGTCTTTATTGGAGACATTCACCAGCTACCCAGCGTGGGCCCAGGAAATATCCTTAAAGACTTGATTACTTCGAATAAAATGACAGTCATCAGATTAAATAAGATCTTCCGCCAAGTTCATGATTCGGGAATCGTTACGAATGCCCATAGGGTAAATGAAGGGGAACTCCCCATATTATATTCAGAAACAGGGCGTCGTGATTTCTTATTTTTCCAAAAGGATGATCAAGAAGAGGCTCTCAATCATATCATTCATCTTGTGACAAAATTCGTCCCACAAAAATACCATATCTATCCTCAAGATATCCAAGTACTAGCTCCCATGAAAAAAGGAACCCTAGGAATCTATAATCTAAATAAAGCACTCAAACATGCATTAAACCCTAAAAAAGCAAATCTTCACGGTAGATTTCAATCCTATGCCGTTGGCGATAAGGTAATGCAAATCCGCAACAACTATAATAAAGAAGTCTTTAACGGCGATATAGGCTATGTCTCTACAATCAACTTCGAAGATAAAGCTGTTGTTGTCCGTATGGAAGGAAAGCATGTCGGCTATTCTTTCTCAGAGCTTGACGATCTAGTCTTAGCCTATGCTACCTCAGTACATAAGTACCAGGGAAGTGAAAGCCCCTGCATTATCATTCCTATTCATACCTCGCACTTTATGATGCTCTATAGAAATCTTCTCTATACTGCTATTACGCGGGGGAAAAAATTGGTGATTCTAGTTGGGACAAAAAAAGCCATTGCTATTGCAACAAGAAATAATCGAGTGCAACACCGATGTACAGGACTAGCAGAAGTTCTTAAAGAGCTCGATACTAAGAAAAATTATGCAGATCTGTAA
- a CDS encoding DUF1978 domain-containing protein, translated as MLGILLIASGIIFLAVAIPGLSSAVALGLGCGMTALGTVLLITGLVLLIRSEKLALEQVEIKQARTRVNNELDQLSQYVFYTENVLDNLKRWSYRDLGFVRQAQEEVTNLEQDIEEIFLTLRDIRNALDNEEFFMTHAKQCLAQVGESLFQDASIDEFINLAHLSEIRQHLDINDPRWSMITKKVKGTVVRFIYVSTMYKQIKSNFEKSDFGQLRKMLLNNYKTIEEVLYQSFQKGYNRAALLSEKTRIIHTSSLLHWEKDEDKHLNIKNECASRLENFKKFRTLFLGLSEEDVIDFTGASGWDCSKLPRKEVPLDGGKKKLRFKRTFADEQVGDWDRTTSLEHMTPQEEDPLDRLMDQVEQEATSVLKDQDRYWKEIETSEAKFRSLPREDDFEKQSQIDSYIRDLDDHLSVWANQLSAAEDALIEVTDVQEHGNREMLKNIQQGLELIEDAVKATLPRVDFIQELLEKEELPLVAARMSLENS; from the coding sequence GTGCTTGGCATTCTTTTGATTGCTTCTGGGATTATTTTTCTAGCTGTCGCTATTCCTGGATTGAGTTCAGCAGTTGCCTTAGGATTGGGCTGTGGTATGACTGCTTTAGGAACTGTTTTGTTGATTACAGGACTTGTCTTGCTGATCAGGAGTGAGAAGCTCGCTCTAGAACAAGTAGAAATAAAGCAAGCTAGGACCAGGGTGAATAATGAGTTAGATCAACTCAGTCAGTATGTTTTCTACACAGAAAATGTTTTAGATAATTTGAAGCGTTGGTCGTATCGAGATTTAGGTTTTGTGAGACAGGCGCAAGAGGAGGTTACAAATTTAGAGCAAGACATTGAAGAAATTTTCTTGACGTTGCGAGATATTAGAAATGCTCTTGATAACGAAGAGTTTTTTATGACTCATGCGAAACAGTGTTTAGCCCAAGTCGGAGAAAGCTTATTTCAGGATGCTAGTATAGATGAGTTTATTAATTTGGCTCATCTATCCGAAATACGTCAGCATTTGGATATCAATGATCCGAGATGGTCTATGATTACAAAGAAAGTTAAAGGCACTGTGGTTCGGTTTATCTATGTCTCTACAATGTATAAACAAATAAAATCTAATTTTGAAAAAAGTGACTTCGGACAACTTAGGAAGATGCTACTGAACAATTACAAAACAATAGAAGAGGTCTTGTATCAGAGTTTTCAAAAGGGCTACAATAGAGCCGCTTTGTTGAGTGAAAAGACAAGAATTATTCATACGAGTTCTCTTTTGCATTGGGAAAAGGACGAAGATAAGCATCTTAATATTAAGAACGAGTGTGCAAGTCGTCTTGAGAATTTCAAGAAGTTTAGAACACTATTTCTTGGATTATCAGAGGAAGACGTTATTGACTTTACTGGAGCGTCTGGTTGGGATTGTTCCAAACTGCCTCGGAAAGAGGTCCCGCTTGATGGTGGCAAGAAGAAACTGAGGTTTAAAAGAACCTTTGCAGATGAACAAGTCGGAGATTGGGATCGCACTACGTCTCTTGAGCATATGACACCTCAAGAGGAAGATCCTTTAGACAGGTTAATGGATCAGGTTGAACAAGAGGCTACTTCAGTCTTAAAAGATCAGGATCGTTATTGGAAAGAGATCGAGACAAGCGAAGCAAAGTTTAGGTCCCTGCCACGGGAAGATGATTTTGAAAAGCAGTCACAGATTGATAGTTATATTCGGGATTTGGACGACCATTTATCGGTTTGGGCGAATCAGTTATCTGCTGCAGAAGATGCTTTGATAGAGGTTACAGATGTGCAGGAACATGGAAATAGAGAAATGCTTAAGAATATACAACAGGGACTGGAGCTTATTGAAGATGCTGTAAAAGCTACTCTACCTAGAGTTGACTTTATACAAGAGCTTTTAGAGAAGGAAGAGCTTCCGTTGGTTGCTGCTAGGATGAGTTTAGAGAATAGTTAG
- the gmk gene encoding guanylate kinase, whose amino-acid sequence MNKILVDSPFSPDHQKCCPKLFTISAPAGVGKTTLVRMLEQEFSSAFAETISVTTRKPREGEVPGKDYHFVSHEEFQRLLDRQALLEWVFLFGECYGTSMLEIERIWSLGKHAVAVIDIQGALFIRSRMPSVSIFIAPPSQEELERRLASRGSEEGSQRKERLEHSLIELAAANQFDYVIINDDLNQAYRVLKSIFIAEEHRNIL is encoded by the coding sequence ATGAATAAGATCCTAGTTGACTCTCCTTTTTCTCCAGATCACCAGAAGTGCTGTCCTAAGCTTTTTACAATTAGTGCTCCTGCTGGAGTTGGAAAGACAACACTTGTCCGTATGTTAGAGCAAGAGTTTTCTTCTGCTTTTGCTGAGACTATATCGGTAACAACAAGGAAACCTCGAGAGGGTGAAGTCCCAGGTAAAGATTATCATTTTGTTTCCCACGAAGAATTTCAAAGACTTTTGGATCGTCAGGCTCTCTTAGAATGGGTGTTCTTATTCGGAGAGTGTTACGGAACAAGTATGTTAGAGATTGAAAGAATTTGGAGCCTAGGGAAGCACGCTGTTGCTGTTATTGATATCCAAGGAGCCTTGTTTATTCGCTCTCGGATGCCTAGTGTATCTATTTTTATTGCTCCACCTTCACAGGAGGAGTTAGAAAGAAGGTTAGCTTCACGGGGATCTGAAGAGGGCTCTCAAAGAAAAGAACGGCTGGAGCACAGTCTTATTGAGCTAGCAGCTGCAAATCAGTTTGATTATGTCATTATTAACGACGACTTAAATCAAGCGTACAGGGTTTTAAAAAGCATTTTTATAGCTGAAGAACATAGGAACATATTATGA
- a CDS encoding ribonuclease HII, translating to MNTSISEIQRFLSMIAFEKELVSEDFSVVAGIDEAGRGPLAGPVVASACILPKGKVFPGVNDSKKLSPKQRAQVRDALMQDPEVCFGIGVISVERIDQVNILEATKEAMLQAISSLPISPDILLVDGLYLPHDIPCKKIIQGDAKSASIAAASILAKEHRDDLMLQLHRLYPEYGFDRHKGYGTSLHVEAIRRYGPSPCHRKSFSPIKQMCAIV from the coding sequence ATGAATACTTCTATTTCTGAAATTCAGCGTTTTCTTTCTATGATTGCTTTTGAGAAAGAGCTCGTCTCAGAAGATTTTAGTGTCGTCGCTGGAATAGATGAAGCTGGAAGAGGGCCACTGGCAGGTCCCGTAGTTGCTAGTGCCTGTATTTTACCTAAGGGAAAGGTATTTCCTGGAGTAAATGATAGTAAGAAGCTATCTCCTAAACAACGAGCCCAAGTTCGGGATGCTTTGATGCAAGATCCTGAGGTCTGTTTTGGTATAGGCGTAATTTCTGTAGAGAGGATAGATCAAGTTAACATTTTAGAAGCCACTAAAGAGGCTATGCTTCAAGCAATATCTTCTTTACCGATATCTCCAGATATTCTTCTTGTGGATGGTCTTTATTTACCCCATGACATTCCTTGTAAGAAAATCATTCAAGGAGATGCTAAATCTGCATCCATAGCGGCGGCTTCTATTTTAGCAAAAGAACATCGTGATGATTTGATGTTACAACTACACAGGCTCTATCCTGAATATGGATTTGATAGACATAAGGGATACGGAACTTCCTTGCATGTAGAAGCAATACGACGTTATGGTCCCAGTCCCTGCCATAGGAAGAGCTTTTCTCCAATAAAGCAAATGTGTGCTATTGTATGA
- a CDS encoding BPL-N domain-containing protein translates to MLRNQVLVYCSEGVSPYYLRHTIRFLKYYSTQEGAFDILRVDGNFLIKNPFWEETTRLLVFPGGADRPYHRVLHGLGTARIFQYVSEGGNFLGICAGAYFGSKMIYFYEPEGAPLQGARDLGFFPGTAKGPAYRGNFSYVSPSGVRVSPQLFSDFGLGYAMFNGGCFFEGSEGYPGVNIESRYDDLPGKPASIVSRIVSKGLAVLSGPHIEYLPHYCRMVKENVQKTREFLQRERTTLDRYCQNLVQRLRQPAFSKADC, encoded by the coding sequence ATGTTAAGGAATCAGGTACTTGTTTACTGTAGTGAGGGTGTTTCTCCTTATTATTTACGGCATACGATACGTTTTCTCAAGTACTATAGCACTCAAGAAGGTGCTTTCGATATTCTTAGGGTCGACGGGAATTTTTTGATTAAGAATCCTTTTTGGGAAGAAACGACGCGCTTATTGGTATTCCCAGGGGGTGCGGACCGCCCCTATCATCGTGTACTTCATGGTTTAGGCACTGCCCGTATTTTCCAATATGTTTCTGAGGGAGGGAATTTTCTAGGGATTTGTGCTGGGGCATATTTTGGTTCTAAGATGATTTATTTTTATGAGCCTGAGGGAGCGCCGTTGCAAGGGGCTCGAGATCTAGGGTTTTTCCCGGGGACTGCCAAAGGTCCTGCTTATAGGGGGAATTTTTCTTATGTGAGTCCTTCTGGTGTAAGGGTTTCACCTCAGTTATTTTCAGATTTTGGCTTGGGGTATGCGATGTTTAATGGGGGGTGTTTTTTCGAGGGCTCGGAAGGATATCCTGGGGTGAATATCGAATCTCGGTATGACGATCTTCCAGGGAAGCCTGCGAGCATAGTGTCTAGGATTGTCAGTAAGGGCTTAGCGGTTCTTTCAGGACCTCATATAGAGTATCTTCCTCATTACTGTCGTATGGTTAAGGAGAACGTCCAGAAAACACGTGAATTCCTCCAAAGGGAGCGTACAACTTTGGACCGCTATTGTCAGAATCTTGTACAGCGTTTGCGTCAGCCTGCATTTTCGAAAGCGGACTGCTGA
- the metG gene encoding methionine--tRNA ligase, whose protein sequence is MPQKVLITSALPYANGPLHFGHIAGVYLPADVYARFRRLLGDDVLYICGSDEFGIAITLNADREGLGYQEYVDMYHKLHKDTFEKLGFALDFFSRTTNPFHAELVQDFYSQLKASGLIENRISEQLYSEQEQRFLADRYVEGTCPRCGFDHARGDECQSCGADYEAIDLIDPKSKISGVELVKKETEHSYFLLDRMKDALLSFIQGCYLPDHVRKFVVDYIEHVRSRAITRDLSWGIPVPDFPGKVFYVWFDAPIGYISGTMEWAASQGNPDEWKRFWLEDGVEYVQFIGKDNLPFHSVVFPAMELGQKLDYKKVDALVVSEFYLLEGRQFSKSEGNYVDMDKFLSSYSLDKLRYVLAATAPETSDSEFTFLDFKTRCNSELVGKFGNFINRVLAFAEKNHYDKLSYHSVVLEDSDRAFLEEARQLVRDAEKCYREYSLRKATSVIMSLAALGNVYFNQQAPWKLLKEGTRERVEAILFCACYCQKLLALISYPIIPESAVAIWEMISPKSLENCNLDTMYARDLWKEEILDVINEEFHLKSPRLLFTTVE, encoded by the coding sequence ATGCCACAAAAAGTCCTGATTACTTCAGCTTTACCCTATGCTAATGGTCCGCTACATTTTGGACATATTGCAGGAGTCTATCTTCCTGCAGATGTGTATGCAAGATTCCGTAGATTGTTAGGAGACGATGTCCTTTATATTTGTGGTTCCGATGAATTTGGCATAGCGATCACCTTAAATGCGGATCGTGAGGGGTTGGGGTATCAAGAGTACGTGGATATGTACCATAAGTTACATAAAGATACTTTTGAGAAGTTAGGGTTTGCTTTGGATTTCTTTTCTAGGACGACGAACCCTTTTCATGCTGAGCTTGTCCAAGATTTTTATTCCCAACTTAAAGCGTCTGGATTGATTGAAAATCGCATATCTGAACAACTGTATTCAGAACAAGAACAACGTTTTCTTGCGGATCGTTATGTAGAAGGGACGTGTCCTCGGTGCGGTTTTGATCATGCTCGAGGAGACGAGTGTCAGAGCTGTGGTGCGGATTATGAGGCTATAGATTTAATCGACCCTAAGTCTAAGATTTCTGGGGTTGAGTTAGTAAAAAAAGAGACTGAGCACTCATATTTTCTTTTGGACCGTATGAAAGACGCTCTACTTTCTTTTATTCAGGGATGCTATTTACCTGATCATGTCCGTAAATTTGTTGTTGATTACATAGAACATGTCAGGTCTCGAGCCATTACTCGAGATTTATCTTGGGGGATTCCTGTTCCAGACTTTCCTGGAAAGGTGTTTTATGTATGGTTTGACGCTCCTATAGGATATATCAGTGGAACTATGGAATGGGCAGCTTCTCAAGGAAACCCTGACGAATGGAAGCGTTTCTGGCTTGAAGACGGTGTAGAGTATGTCCAGTTTATAGGTAAAGATAATCTTCCTTTCCATTCTGTAGTTTTCCCAGCTATGGAATTGGGTCAGAAACTTGACTATAAAAAAGTTGATGCCCTCGTAGTTTCAGAGTTTTATCTTTTAGAAGGACGGCAATTCAGTAAATCCGAGGGCAATTATGTGGATATGGACAAGTTTTTGAGTTCCTATTCCTTAGACAAATTGCGCTATGTATTGGCGGCTACAGCTCCTGAAACTTCGGATAGTGAGTTTACTTTCCTTGATTTTAAGACTCGTTGTAATTCTGAGTTGGTAGGAAAGTTTGGGAATTTTATAAACCGAGTTCTTGCTTTTGCAGAAAAGAATCACTATGACAAGCTTTCTTATCATTCTGTGGTTTTAGAAGATAGTGACAGGGCATTTCTTGAAGAAGCGCGTCAACTTGTTCGAGATGCTGAGAAGTGCTACAGAGAGTATAGTTTACGTAAGGCTACGAGTGTGATTATGTCACTGGCAGCTTTAGGGAATGTCTATTTTAACCAACAAGCACCTTGGAAGCTATTGAAAGAAGGGACTCGTGAGCGTGTTGAGGCCATTTTATTCTGCGCATGTTATTGTCAGAAGTTGTTAGCTTTAATTTCTTATCCTATTATTCCCGAAAGCGCTGTAGCTATTTGGGAGATGATCTCACCAAAATCTTTAGAAAATTGCAATTTGGATACGATGTATGCTAGGGATCTATGGAAAGAAGAAATTCTTGATGTTATAAACGAAGAATTTCATTTGAAGTCCCCCAGGTTATTATTTACTACTGTAGAGTAG
- a CDS encoding DUF1978 domain-containing protein, producing MGLFFFSGAISSCGLLVSLGVGLGLSVLGVLLLLLAGLLLFKIQSMLREVPKAPDLLDLEDASERLRVKASRSLASLPKEISQLESYIRSAANDLNTIKTWPHKDQRLVETVSRKLERLAAAQNYMISELCEISEILEEEEHHLILAQESLEWIGKSLFSTFLDMESFLNLSHLSEVRPYLAVNDPRLLEITEESWEVVSHFINVTSAFKKAQILFKNNEHSRMKKKLESVQELLETFIYKSLKRSYRELGCLSEKMRIIHDNPLFPWVQDQQKYAHAKNEFGEIARCLEEFEKTFFWLDEECAISYMDCWDFLNESIQNKKSRVDRDYISTKKIALKDRARTYAKVLLEENPTTEGKIDLQDAQRAFERQSQEFYTLEHTETKVRLEALQQCFSDLREATNVRQVRFTNSENANDLKESFEKIDKERVRYQKEQRLYWETIDRNEQELREEIGESLRLQNRRKGYRAGYDAGRLKGLLRQWKKNLRDVEAHLEDATMDFEHEVSKSELCSVRARLEVLEEELMDMSPKVADIEELLSYEERCILPIRENLERAYLQYNKCSEILSKAKFFFPEDEQLLVSEANLREVGAQLKQVQGKCQERAQKFAIFEKHIQEQKSLIKEQVRSFDLAGVGFLKSELLSIACNLYIKAVVKESIPVDVPCMQLYYSYYEDNEAVVRNRLLNMTERYQNFKRSLNSIQFNGDVLLRDPVYQPEGHETRLKERELQETTLSCKKLKVAQDRLSELESGLSRR from the coding sequence ATGGGATTATTTTTTTTCTCTGGAGCTATTTCTAGTTGTGGTCTTTTAGTGTCTCTAGGAGTTGGTTTAGGACTTAGTGTTTTAGGAGTACTTTTACTTCTCTTAGCAGGTCTTTTGCTTTTTAAGATCCAAAGTATGCTTCGAGAGGTGCCTAAGGCTCCTGATCTATTAGATTTAGAAGATGCAAGTGAACGGCTTAGAGTAAAGGCTAGCCGTTCTTTAGCAAGCCTCCCGAAGGAAATCAGTCAGCTAGAGAGCTACATTCGTTCTGCAGCTAATGATCTAAATACAATTAAGACTTGGCCGCATAAAGATCAAAGACTCGTCGAGACCGTGTCACGAAAATTAGAGCGTCTGGCAGCTGCTCAAAACTATATGATTTCTGAACTCTGCGAGATTAGTGAGATTCTTGAGGAAGAGGAGCATCATCTAATTTTGGCTCAGGAATCTCTAGAATGGATAGGTAAGAGTCTATTTTCTACCTTTCTGGACATGGAATCTTTTTTAAATTTGAGCCATCTATCTGAAGTGCGTCCGTACTTAGCTGTAAATGATCCTAGATTATTAGAAATTACCGAAGAATCTTGGGAAGTAGTGAGTCATTTCATAAATGTAACGTCTGCTTTTAAGAAAGCTCAGATTCTTTTTAAGAACAACGAACATTCTCGGATGAAGAAGAAGTTAGAAAGTGTTCAAGAGTTACTGGAAACATTTATTTATAAGAGTTTAAAGAGAAGTTATCGAGAATTAGGATGCTTAAGTGAAAAGATGAGAATCATTCACGACAATCCTCTCTTCCCTTGGGTGCAAGATCAGCAGAAGTATGCTCATGCTAAGAATGAATTTGGAGAGATTGCGCGGTGTTTAGAGGAGTTTGAAAAGACGTTCTTCTGGTTGGATGAGGAGTGTGCTATTTCTTACATGGACTGTTGGGATTTTCTAAATGAGTCTATTCAGAATAAGAAGTCCAGAGTAGATCGAGATTATATATCCACGAAGAAAATTGCATTAAAGGATAGAGCCCGCACTTATGCTAAGGTTCTTTTAGAAGAGAATCCGACTACAGAGGGTAAAATAGATTTGCAAGACGCTCAAAGAGCCTTTGAGCGTCAAAGTCAGGAGTTTTATACACTAGAGCATACGGAAACAAAGGTGAGACTAGAAGCACTTCAACAGTGCTTCTCGGATCTTAGGGAGGCGACGAACGTAAGGCAAGTTAGGTTTACAAATTCTGAAAATGCGAATGATTTAAAGGAGAGTTTCGAGAAGATAGATAAAGAGCGTGTGCGATATCAAAAAGAGCAAAGGCTCTATTGGGAAACAATAGATCGCAATGAGCAAGAGCTTAGGGAAGAGATTGGGGAGTCGCTTCGTTTACAAAATCGGAGAAAAGGGTATAGGGCTGGATATGATGCTGGGCGTTTAAAAGGTTTGTTGCGTCAGTGGAAGAAAAATCTCCGCGATGTGGAAGCCCACCTTGAAGATGCAACTATGGATTTTGAGCATGAAGTAAGCAAGAGCGAATTGTGCAGTGTTCGGGCGAGGCTCGAGGTTCTAGAAGAAGAGCTGATGGATATGTCTCCTAAAGTTGCGGATATAGAAGAGTTGTTGTCCTATGAAGAGCGTTGTATTCTTCCTATTAGGGAAAATTTAGAAAGGGCATACCTCCAATATAATAAGTGTTCTGAAATTTTATCCAAGGCAAAGTTCTTCTTTCCGGAAGACGAGCAATTGCTAGTTTCGGAAGCGAATCTAAGAGAGGTGGGTGCCCAGTTAAAACAAGTACAGGGAAAATGTCAAGAGAGGGCCCAAAAGTTCGCAATATTTGAAAAGCATATTCAGGAGCAGAAAAGCCTTATTAAAGAGCAAGTGCGGAGTTTTGATCTAGCGGGAGTTGGGTTTTTAAAGAGTGAGCTTCTTAGTATTGCTTGTAACCTTTATATAAAGGCGGTTGTTAAGGAGTCTATACCAGTTGATGTGCCTTGTATGCAGTTATATTATAGTTATTACGAAGATAATGAAGCTGTAGTGCGAAACCGCCTTTTAAATATGACGGAGAGGTATCAAAATTTTAAAAGGAGTTTGAATTCCATACAATTTAATGGTGACGTTCTTTTACGGGATCCGGTCTATCAACCTGAAGGTCATGAGACCAGGCTAAAGGAACGGGAGCTACAAGAAACAACTTTGTCTTGTAAGAAATTAAAAGTGGCTCAAGATCGTCTTTCTGAATTAGAGTCAGGGCTGTCTAGGAGATAG
- a CDS encoding DMT family transporter, producing MFPSANQESRTRNVPLGIFHGLVACLYWGIVFVIPNFLGSFGDLDIVLTRYTIFGIFSLIACAIKNPSVIKKTPLYIWRKSLLWTLLINPVYYFGITLGIRYVGSAITVVIASLAPTAVLYHSNTKQKELPYSLLFAISSVIITGVILTHLSALNLPTAASPLYSILGVIAVILSTSLWVIYVIRNQSLLEKHPNLTPDTWSYLIGISALIICLPMIIILDLCGITHVTHNLISHTPGSERLLFLLLCSAMGIFSSAKALIAWNKASLNLSPALLGAILIFEPIFGLVLTYLYSQSLPSLQEGIGIFLMLGGSLLCLVLFGRKVQKSLENSQVSSSNE from the coding sequence ATGTTCCCCAGCGCAAATCAAGAATCCAGAACCCGTAATGTACCCCTAGGCATCTTCCATGGGCTCGTTGCCTGCCTATACTGGGGAATCGTCTTTGTCATACCAAACTTCCTCGGTTCGTTTGGCGATCTTGATATTGTACTTACCCGTTATACCATTTTTGGTATTTTCTCCCTGATTGCTTGCGCTATAAAAAATCCCTCCGTAATTAAAAAAACTCCTTTATATATTTGGAGAAAAAGCCTCCTCTGGACACTGCTGATTAACCCCGTGTATTACTTCGGAATCACCCTTGGCATCCGCTATGTTGGATCCGCAATCACTGTAGTCATCGCCAGCCTGGCTCCAACCGCCGTACTCTACCACTCCAATACAAAGCAAAAAGAACTCCCCTATTCTCTACTCTTTGCTATCAGCAGTGTGATCATCACAGGAGTGATTCTGACACACCTCTCCGCACTCAACTTGCCAACAGCCGCCTCTCCTCTCTACTCTATCTTGGGAGTCATTGCAGTCATACTCTCAACAAGTCTTTGGGTAATCTATGTGATCCGCAATCAATCGCTACTCGAAAAACACCCTAACCTAACTCCAGATACCTGGAGCTACCTCATCGGAATCAGCGCTTTGATCATCTGCCTCCCTATGATTATTATTCTCGATCTCTGTGGAATTACCCACGTAACACACAATCTTATCTCGCATACACCGGGATCCGAGCGACTGCTCTTCTTGTTGCTATGTAGTGCTATGGGAATATTTTCCTCAGCAAAAGCTTTAATAGCCTGGAATAAAGCTAGTTTGAATCTCTCACCAGCATTGCTAGGGGCGATATTAATCTTTGAACCAATTTTTGGCCTTGTGCTTACCTATCTCTACTCACAAAGTCTTCCTTCTCTACAAGAAGGTATAGGAATCTTTCTAATGTTAGGAGGAAGCCTCCTCTGCCTAGTTCTCTTCGGAAGAAAAGTACAGAAAAGTTTGGAAAACTCTCAAGTATCGTCTTCTAACGAATAA